The DNA region CGTCCTGGGCACACCCTGCGTGGACAACGTGACCCGTGCCGGACTCCAGAAGTTTCTAGAAACCACCAGTCGATCGCCCGATACGGTGATCTACTACGAATTTATGCAGGATTTTCGAGTCCACTTTAAGCACAGCGATGGGTCTACCGAAACGGTTCCTTTCTTTGGCTTAAAGACTAATAAGATCAAGGATGTGTTTGCCCCATCGTGCATGAGCTGTTTTGACTATGTGAACTCGTTGGCAGATCTCGTTGTGGGCTATATGGGCGCTCCCTTTGGCTGGCAGTGGATTACGGTTCGCAACGATCGCGGCCAAGAGTTACTAGATATGGTGATGGATCAGATAGAAACCCAGCCTGTGATGTCGGAAGGCGATCGCCATGCAGCAGTCCAGCAGGGCATTCCCGCCTACGATAAAGGGGTAACGTTGCCAATGTGGGCTGCAAAATTGATGGGCGTAGTCATCGATCGCATTGGCCCAAAGGGGTTGGAGTATGCACGGTTCTCCATCGATTCCCACTTTACCCGTAACTATCTCTACGTGAAGCGCAACCATCCAGAGATTCTAGAGGAGCATGTGCCGGGGTATGCGAAGAAGATCGTGAGTCAGTATAAGTTGCCAGACTGACCGGTCATTACGCCCCCCTTGAGGATATATAGCTGTTGCCAGATAGCTTAGGACATGGACATTTTGGTGGGGCGGCTTCGCCGCCCCACCAAAATGTCCTAACCGATATGGCTAGCGATATACATCACATTAGCGGTGTATTTGAAGCGGTCCTGGTGCATATCCGTCTGAAGGGGGACGCAGTCCCCCTCTACCTCCTCAATCTGCGGCAAGATTTTAAGGCATTAAAAAGAGCGAGCTATAGAGCCCGCCCAAGACTTAACACAGCAATTGAACGATTAGCGATCGACTGATCCCATGATCACGTCGATACTGCCCAGAATCGCCATAATATCAGCAACCTTAACCCCTTTCAGCAGGTGGGGCAGGATTTGGAGATTGTTAAAATCCGGTGGACGCACCTTGAATCGCCACGGGAAAATGCTATCGTCACCCATGATGAAGACACCCAACTCGCCCTTGCCGCTTTCTAGACGCACATAGTGTTCGCCTGCGGGGATTTTGAAGGTGGGCGCAATCTTCTTACCAATGAACTGATAGTCAAACTCGTTCCATTTCGACTTAGGGCCTTCCATAATCCGCTGGGCTTCCAGGTTCTCGAAGGAGCCACCCGGTAGACTCCGCAGAGCTTGCCGGATGATCTTGACGGATTCACGCATTTCGCGGATGCGAACCAGGTAACGGGCAAAGCAGTCGCCTGCGGTTTCCCACTGAACCTCCCAATCAAAATCATCGTAGGACTCGTAATGATCTACCTTGCGGAGATCCCACTTCACACCGGAGGCTCGCAGCATTGGGCCAGACAGTCCCCAGGCGATCGCATCATCCCGTGAGATGGTGCCCACCCCTTCCACCCGCCGACGGAAGATGGGGTTATTGGTGATCAGCTTTTCGTACTCATCCACCTTGGGCAAAAAGTAATCACAGAAGTCTTCGCACTTATCGACCCATCCATAGGGCAGATCGGCAGCAACGCCACCAATGCGGAAATAGTTGTTGTTAATCAGCCGTGACCCGGTTGCAGCTTCCCACAGGTCGTAAATCATTTCCCGTTCGCGGAAGATGTAGAAGAACGGTGTTTGTGCGCCTACGTCTGCCATGAATGGCCCTAACCATAGCAAATGGTTGGCAATCCGGTTGAGTTCCAGCATGATCACCCGGATATAGCTTGCCCGCTTGGGTACGGCAATATCGGCCAGCTTCTCAGGCGCGTTCACGGTGATGGCCTCGTTGAACATGCCTGCGGCGTAGTCCCAACGGCTCACGTAGGGAACAAACATGATGTTGGTTCGACTTTCCGCGATCTTTTCCATGCCCCGATGCAGGTAGCCGATCACGGGTTCACAGTCTACAACGTCCTCGCCGTCCAGGGTCATAATCAACCGCAGCACCCCATGCATCGAGGGATGATGCGGTCCCATGTTAAGCACCATGGGTTCGGTCTTGGTTTCAATCATTGCCATGGGCAATTGTTCTCCTGATATGTGCTGCAAGCAGGGGTCATCTGATGAGGTGGGAGGCTAGGGACGACGGTGCTATTGGCAACCGATCGCGATCGCACCCACTTCGTATCGTTTTGTTGCACGTATACGTTACTAAATATTATATGGATGAACGGACGGGACTCTGTTCAAAAGCACGAATATCAAACCAAGTTTCTTCTAATAGGTCGAACTGGGTAGGCGATCGCCCTCTTGCCTCAATCGGCTGAGCAGCCTGTCAGGTCGCATTCCGCAATCAACCAAGTCGCTATCCCCGACGGCTAAACACCTCCCATTGCATTGGGAGGTGTTTAGCCGTAATCAAATTTAGTCATGAGTTGAGGGTGAGTGAACCGTAAGAGTGCTAGACAGAACCACGTCGCTTCAGCGCTTCGATCATTTGCTGCCG from Synechococcales cyanobacterium T60_A2020_003 includes:
- a CDS encoding NAD(P)H-quinone oxidoreductase subunit H, whose amino-acid sequence is MAMIETKTEPMVLNMGPHHPSMHGVLRLIMTLDGEDVVDCEPVIGYLHRGMEKIAESRTNIMFVPYVSRWDYAAGMFNEAITVNAPEKLADIAVPKRASYIRVIMLELNRIANHLLWLGPFMADVGAQTPFFYIFREREMIYDLWEAATGSRLINNNYFRIGGVAADLPYGWVDKCEDFCDYFLPKVDEYEKLITNNPIFRRRVEGVGTISRDDAIAWGLSGPMLRASGVKWDLRKVDHYESYDDFDWEVQWETAGDCFARYLVRIREMRESVKIIRQALRSLPGGSFENLEAQRIMEGPKSKWNEFDYQFIGKKIAPTFKIPAGEHYVRLESGKGELGVFIMGDDSIFPWRFKVRPPDFNNLQILPHLLKGVKVADIMAILGSIDVIMGSVDR
- a CDS encoding Coenzyme F420 hydrogenase/dehydrogenase, beta subunit C-terminal domain gives rise to the protein MTSVQPHSSSDQSGHKKAKALKPGSRRPAKELCSECGLCDTHYIHYVKEACAFLNQQVPELEEQFHGRSRNLDNPDDVYFGVHQDMMAARKTKPIEGAQWTGIVSSIAIEMLTSGKVEGVVCVQNTEDDHFQPKPVIARTPEEVLAARVNKPTLSPNLSVLEQVEQSGMKRLLVIGVGCQIQALRAVEEKLGLEKLYVLGTPCVDNVTRAGLQKFLETTSRSPDTVIYYEFMQDFRVHFKHSDGSTETVPFFGLKTNKIKDVFAPSCMSCFDYVNSLADLVVGYMGAPFGWQWITVRNDRGQELLDMVMDQIETQPVMSEGDRHAAVQQGIPAYDKGVTLPMWAAKLMGVVIDRIGPKGLEYARFSIDSHFTRNYLYVKRNHPEILEEHVPGYAKKIVSQYKLPD